Proteins encoded together in one Streptomyces sp. B1I3 window:
- a CDS encoding ABC transporter ATP-binding protein, producing MIGVAPPAYDPAAPESATTLPVGAPATVRTYVRSLLRRHRRAFAALVCVNAIAVTASITGPYLLGGLVEDLSNGVTDLHLERMAAVFALALIVQTVFTRTMRLRGAMLGEEMLADLREDFLVRAVGLPPGVLERAGTGDLLSRITTDIDRLANAMREAVPQLAIGVVWVGLLLGALTVTAPPLALAVLIALPVLITGCRWYFRRAPSAYRSEAAGYASVAAMLAETVDAGRTVEAHRLGARRIGLSDRRVGEWTAWERYTLFLRSVLFPVINATYVTILGAVLLLGGWFVMEGLLTVGQLTTGALLAQMMIDPIGLILRWYDELQVAQVSLARLVGVREIEPDAGDDLVGPDGRQVRADHVRFGYRAGVDVLHEVSLDVAPGTRLALVGPSGAGKSTLGRLLAGIYAPRTGEVTLGGAELSRMTAERVRAHVALVNQEHHVFVGSLRDNLLLARTGAEDAELWASLAAVDADGWAGALEGGLDTEVGSGGLALTPAQAQQIALARLVLADPHTLVLDEATSLLDPRAARHLERSLARVLDGRTVIAIAHRLHTAHDADVIAVVEDGRISELGSHDELVAADGAYAALWRSWHG from the coding sequence ATGATCGGCGTCGCACCACCGGCGTACGACCCGGCCGCCCCGGAGTCGGCGACGACCCTGCCGGTCGGCGCACCGGCGACCGTACGGACGTACGTCCGCTCGTTGTTGCGGCGTCACCGGAGAGCGTTCGCGGCACTCGTCTGCGTCAACGCGATCGCGGTCACCGCGTCGATCACCGGGCCGTACCTGCTGGGCGGGCTGGTCGAGGACCTCTCGAACGGGGTGACCGACCTTCACCTGGAGCGGATGGCCGCCGTGTTCGCCCTGGCGTTGATCGTGCAGACCGTCTTCACGCGGACCATGCGGCTGCGCGGTGCGATGCTCGGCGAGGAGATGCTGGCCGATCTGCGCGAGGACTTCCTCGTGCGGGCGGTCGGGCTGCCGCCGGGTGTTCTCGAACGGGCCGGTACCGGAGACCTGCTCTCCAGGATCACTACGGACATCGACCGGCTGGCCAACGCGATGCGTGAGGCCGTGCCGCAGCTGGCGATCGGTGTGGTGTGGGTCGGGCTGCTGCTCGGTGCGCTCACGGTCACGGCCCCGCCCCTCGCCCTGGCGGTGCTGATCGCCCTGCCCGTGCTGATCACCGGCTGCCGCTGGTACTTCCGCCGGGCTCCGTCCGCCTACCGCTCCGAGGCCGCCGGTTACGCGTCGGTGGCGGCGATGCTGGCCGAGACCGTGGACGCGGGGCGGACCGTGGAGGCCCACCGGCTGGGAGCCCGCAGGATCGGGCTGTCGGACCGCAGGGTCGGGGAGTGGACGGCCTGGGAGCGGTACACCCTGTTCCTGCGCTCGGTGCTCTTCCCCGTCATCAACGCCACGTACGTGACGATTCTCGGCGCGGTACTGCTGCTCGGCGGCTGGTTCGTCATGGAGGGCCTGCTCACGGTCGGGCAGCTGACCACGGGCGCGCTGCTGGCGCAGATGATGATCGACCCCATCGGTCTCATCCTGCGCTGGTACGACGAGCTGCAGGTGGCCCAGGTGTCCCTGGCCAGGCTCGTCGGCGTGCGGGAGATCGAGCCGGACGCGGGTGACGACCTGGTCGGCCCGGACGGCCGGCAGGTGCGGGCGGACCACGTGCGCTTCGGTTACCGCGCCGGTGTGGACGTCCTGCACGAGGTGTCGCTGGACGTCGCCCCGGGTACGCGCCTCGCGCTGGTCGGCCCGTCCGGCGCGGGCAAGTCCACCCTGGGACGGCTGCTGGCCGGGATCTACGCCCCCCGTACGGGTGAGGTCACGCTGGGCGGGGCCGAACTGTCGCGGATGACGGCGGAGCGCGTCCGGGCGCACGTGGCCCTGGTCAACCAGGAGCACCACGTCTTCGTCGGGTCGCTCCGGGACAACCTGCTGCTGGCCCGCACGGGCGCCGAGGACGCGGAGCTGTGGGCGTCCCTCGCGGCGGTCGACGCGGACGGCTGGGCGGGGGCCCTGGAGGGCGGCCTGGACACCGAGGTCGGCTCGGGCGGCCTCGCTCTCACTCCGGCGCAGGCGCAGCAGATCGCCCTGGCCAGGCTGGTACTGGCGGATCCTCACACGCTGGTGCTCGACGAGGCCACGTCACTGCTCGACCCGCGGGCGGCCCGGCACCTGGAGCGCTCGCTGGCCCGGGTGCTGGACGGCCGTACGGTGATCGCGATCGCGCACCGGCTGCACACGGCGCACGACGCGGACGTGATCGCGGTCGTCGAGGACGGCAGGATCAGCGAGCTGGGCAGCCATGACGAGTTGGTGGCGGCCGACGGCGCGTACGCGGCACTCTGGCGGTCCTGGCACGGGTGA
- a CDS encoding ABC transporter ATP-binding protein, translating into MQIRDLPYSDPGDPDVRSGPRFLFWLGRSQLTGQLKSLSWGLLHQCAIAGLPLTVGLAVQAVIDRSGRGLALAGALIVLLGVLIAVADTMLHRTAVTNWITAAARVQQLLARKTAELGSALTRRVAAGEVVAVSTGDVEKIGWFVEALSRFVAAATALVLICVGLVLYLPSLGVLVAVAVPVLALAVLPLLPRATQRADLQREKAGRATELASDTVAGLRVLRGIGGEELFLGRYRRASQEVREAAVHSARMWALISAIQVLLPGALLISLVWYGATLAGDGRIDVGQLVTVYSAATLMLFPLRHFEEIAMAYSFSRPSAQRAVRVLSLRRSARPSTMDAMAPEGDLYDPVTGLMAPRGLFTAVVCGDPDEAGRLAERLGGHAETGNTSHNGTGDAQHAATGTTRHAGTGETPRAGTGEAQRAAETSHPETGDTVHGEAEDTSPPVPSVLLGGVPLDELPLESARAAVLVQDKDQVLLSGTLRELLDVPSSGAVSAEDALTAAQCGDVLSALAQASLDTEGDPMRTRITERGRSLSGGQRQRLALARSLVTDPEVLVLDEPTSAVDSHTEARVAAGIKRLREGRTTVAFASSPLLLDCADRVVLVHGGTVVAVGSHRELLVQEPRYRAVVTRESDDEIAAPAASEELAGIDTLGSVEAIEEIEERA; encoded by the coding sequence ATGCAGATTCGCGATCTTCCGTACTCGGATCCCGGCGACCCCGATGTCCGTTCAGGCCCACGGTTTCTGTTCTGGCTCGGCCGCAGTCAGCTCACCGGCCAGCTCAAGTCCCTCTCCTGGGGGCTGCTGCACCAGTGTGCGATCGCCGGGCTGCCGCTCACCGTGGGGCTGGCGGTCCAGGCCGTCATCGACCGGTCCGGCAGGGGTCTCGCCCTGGCCGGGGCGCTCATCGTCCTCCTGGGCGTCCTCATCGCCGTGGCCGACACGATGCTCCACCGGACGGCGGTCACCAACTGGATCACCGCCGCGGCGCGCGTCCAGCAACTACTGGCCCGCAAGACGGCCGAGCTCGGCTCGGCACTGACGCGGCGGGTCGCGGCGGGCGAGGTCGTCGCCGTCTCCACGGGAGACGTGGAGAAGATCGGCTGGTTCGTCGAGGCACTGTCGCGCTTCGTGGCCGCCGCCACCGCGCTCGTCCTGATCTGCGTCGGGCTCGTCCTGTACCTGCCCTCGCTCGGCGTGCTGGTGGCCGTCGCCGTACCCGTCCTCGCACTGGCCGTCCTGCCACTGCTCCCCCGGGCCACCCAGCGGGCGGACCTGCAGCGCGAGAAGGCGGGCCGGGCCACCGAGTTGGCCTCCGACACGGTCGCCGGGCTGCGGGTGCTGCGCGGCATCGGGGGCGAGGAACTGTTCCTGGGCCGCTACCGGCGCGCCTCCCAGGAGGTCCGTGAGGCCGCCGTGCACAGCGCGCGGATGTGGGCGCTCATCTCCGCGATCCAGGTGCTGCTGCCCGGGGCTCTGCTGATCTCACTGGTCTGGTACGGGGCGACGCTGGCCGGCGACGGCCGGATCGACGTGGGTCAACTGGTCACCGTGTACAGCGCGGCGACGCTGATGCTCTTCCCCCTGCGGCACTTCGAGGAGATCGCCATGGCGTACTCCTTCTCCCGGCCGTCCGCCCAGCGCGCGGTCCGGGTGCTGTCGCTGCGGCGCAGCGCCCGGCCCTCGACGATGGACGCCATGGCGCCCGAGGGTGATCTCTACGACCCGGTGACCGGACTGATGGCGCCGCGGGGCCTGTTCACCGCCGTGGTCTGCGGTGATCCCGACGAGGCGGGCCGGCTCGCCGAGCGTCTCGGCGGGCACGCCGAGACCGGGAACACGTCACACAACGGGACCGGAGACGCGCAGCACGCCGCGACCGGAACCACGCGGCACGCCGGGACCGGGGAGACGCCGCGGGCCGGGACGGGAGAAGCGCAGCGAGCCGCGGAGACGTCCCACCCCGAGACCGGGGACACGGTCCACGGCGAGGCCGAGGACACGTCCCCGCCGGTCCCGTCGGTCCTGCTCGGCGGCGTGCCGCTGGATGAGCTGCCGCTCGAGTCCGCCCGGGCCGCGGTACTCGTCCAGGACAAGGATCAGGTACTGCTCTCCGGCACCTTGCGGGAGTTGCTCGACGTACCGTCCTCCGGGGCGGTCAGCGCCGAGGACGCGCTGACCGCCGCCCAGTGCGGTGACGTGCTGAGTGCGCTGGCCCAGGCGTCGCTCGACACGGAGGGCGATCCCATGCGCACCCGGATCACCGAACGCGGCCGGTCCCTGTCCGGGGGCCAGCGCCAGCGGCTCGCGCTGGCCCGTTCGCTGGTCACCGACCCGGAGGTGCTGGTCCTCGACGAGCCGACGTCCGCCGTCGACTCCCACACGGAGGCCCGGGTGGCCGCGGGCATCAAGCGGTTGCGTGAGGGCCGTACGACGGTGGCGTTCGCCTCGTCCCCGCTGTTGCTGGACTGCGCCGACCGTGTGGTGCTGGTGCACGGCGGCACGGTCGTGGCGGTCGGCTCCCACCGCGAACTGCTGGTGCAGGAGCCGCGCTACCGGGCGGTCGTCACCCGTGAGTCCGACGACGAGATCGCGGCACCCGCCGCATCCGAGGAGCTCGCCGGAATCGACACCCTGGGGTCGGTCGAGGCGATCGAGGAAATCGAGGAGAGGGCATGA
- a CDS encoding Gfo/Idh/MocA family protein: MNDDASQAQDRNQDHDHDRNQDHRTANDGSLSRRSVLRTTAGAAGVAGAGLGLGTLGSGTASAADRPPAGAGSPASTPARRGATMAGVPFGRRSTVRVGIVGLGNRGGSMIDLFLAVTGVRVVAVCDPVRAKAERAAAKVTAAGRPAPAVYTKGEDDYENLCKRGDIDFVYVATPWDFHFEMAKTAMLNGKHVGVECPVALRLDQLWELVDLSERTRRHCMQLENLLHGAGAYNHDLRGLMFDPDYYEGPWRRLWHTRLRGDLYPNHGFGPVANYMDINRGDRAVSITSVGSPSLGLAEYREKHMPAGDPSWKETYIESDRTISLVQTAKGRVIRLEHDVSTPHPYSRINSLGGTKGVFEDYPARIYLEPDHTDDQWGDFSAYADFDHWLWKEHADPPGGHGGMDYMLVFRLMQCMRLGLAPDFDVYDAATWTAPVPLSHLSVKAKGAPQQIPDFTRGEWEKSRPGMDSERPAE; the protein is encoded by the coding sequence ATGAATGACGACGCTTCACAGGCCCAGGACCGGAACCAGGACCACGACCACGACCGGAACCAGGACCACCGGACCGCGAACGACGGCTCGCTGAGCCGTCGTTCGGTGCTTCGCACCACGGCCGGAGCAGCCGGCGTCGCCGGTGCCGGGCTCGGCCTCGGAACACTCGGCAGCGGTACGGCCTCGGCGGCGGACCGCCCTCCGGCCGGCGCCGGCTCCCCCGCGTCCACCCCCGCCCGCAGGGGCGCGACCATGGCCGGGGTGCCCTTCGGTCGGCGCTCCACCGTGCGGGTCGGCATCGTGGGGCTCGGCAACCGCGGCGGCAGCATGATCGACCTGTTCCTCGCCGTCACCGGCGTCCGGGTCGTCGCCGTCTGCGACCCCGTGCGGGCCAAGGCCGAGCGGGCGGCCGCGAAGGTGACAGCGGCGGGCAGGCCGGCCCCCGCCGTGTACACGAAGGGGGAGGACGACTACGAGAACCTCTGCAAGCGCGGGGACATCGACTTCGTCTACGTGGCGACGCCCTGGGACTTCCACTTCGAGATGGCGAAGACCGCCATGCTCAACGGCAAGCACGTCGGCGTCGAGTGTCCTGTCGCCCTGCGGCTCGACCAGCTCTGGGAGTTGGTCGATCTCTCGGAGCGGACCCGCCGGCACTGCATGCAGTTGGAGAACCTGCTGCACGGCGCGGGCGCGTACAACCATGATCTGCGCGGCCTGATGTTCGACCCCGACTACTACGAGGGCCCTTGGCGGCGGCTGTGGCACACCCGGCTGCGCGGCGATCTCTATCCCAACCACGGCTTCGGGCCGGTCGCCAACTACATGGACATCAACCGGGGTGACCGCGCGGTGAGCATCACCAGCGTCGGCTCCCCCTCGCTCGGTCTCGCCGAGTACCGCGAGAAGCACATGCCGGCCGGTGACCCGAGCTGGAAGGAGACGTACATCGAGAGCGACCGGACGATCAGTCTCGTCCAGACCGCCAAGGGCCGCGTGATCCGCCTCGAACACGACGTGTCGACGCCCCACCCGTACTCACGGATCAACAGTCTCGGCGGCACGAAGGGGGTCTTCGAGGACTACCCGGCGCGGATCTACCTCGAGCCCGATCACACGGACGACCAGTGGGGGGACTTCTCCGCCTACGCCGACTTCGACCACTGGCTGTGGAAGGAACACGCCGATCCGCCCGGTGGGCACGGGGGAATGGACTACATGCTGGTGTTCCGGCTGATGCAGTGCATGCGCCTCGGGCTCGCGCCCGACTTCGACGTGTACGACGCGGCCACCTGGACGGCGCCGGTGCCGCTGAGTCACCTCTCCGTCAAGGCCAAGGGCGCTCCGCAGCAGATACCGGACTTCACCCGTGGCGAGTGGGAGAAGTCCCGGCCGGGCATGGACTCCGAGCGGCCCGCGGAGTAG
- a CDS encoding MarR family winged helix-turn-helix transcriptional regulator: MDSPDSDGLLAEQLLRLTRRLQRIQGRQLEPIGITPAQFRLLRTVAHYDGPPRMADLAARLDVVPRAVTTLVDGLEASGRVRRVPDPTNRRVVRIEMTDAGRTVLRSLRDARKAAAEEILAPLTTEQREVLGGLMTALVDGMPERRC, encoded by the coding sequence ATGGACTCCCCCGACTCCGACGGCCTCCTCGCCGAGCAGCTGCTGAGACTGACGCGCCGCCTCCAGCGCATCCAGGGCCGGCAACTGGAGCCGATAGGCATCACACCGGCGCAGTTCCGTCTGCTGCGCACGGTCGCGCACTACGACGGGCCGCCCCGGATGGCCGACCTGGCCGCGCGGCTGGACGTCGTCCCGCGGGCGGTGACCACCCTGGTGGACGGCCTGGAGGCGAGCGGCCGGGTGCGCCGTGTCCCCGATCCGACCAACCGCCGGGTGGTCCGCATCGAGATGACCGATGCGGGCCGGACTGTGCTCCGCTCGCTGCGCGACGCGCGCAAGGCGGCAGCGGAAGAGATCCTGGCCCCCCTGACCACCGAACAGCGCGAGGTGCTGGGCGGTCTGATGACCGCTCTGGTCGACGGGATGCCTGAGCGCCGCTGCTGA
- a CDS encoding ABC transporter ATP-binding protein, translating into MKPDEPLWTPPAGDAGQPPAELRRIFRLFHPYRGRLAVVGLLVGASSLVSVASPFLLREILDTAIPQGRTGLLTLLALGMILTAVTNSVFGVLQTLISTTVGQRVMHDLRTAVYAQLQRMPLAFFTRTRTGEVQSRIANDIGGMQATVTSTATSLVSNLTAVIATVVAMLALDWRLTVVSLLLLPAFVWISRRVGRERKKITTQRQKQMAAMAATVTESLSVSGILLGRTMGRSDSLTRGFAEESERLVDLEVRSNMAGRWRMSTIGIVMAAMPAVIYWAAGLTLQSGATAVSLGTLVAFVSLQQGLFRPAVSLLSTGVQMQTSLALFQRIFEYLDLEVDITEPEKPVRLEKIRGEVSFEDVTFGYDEKSGPTLSGIDVTVPAGTSLAVVGPTGSGKSTLSYLVPRLYDVTGGRVAIDGVDVRDLDFDTLARAVGVVSQETYLFHASVAENLRFAKPDATAEEIEAAARTAQIHDHIASLPDGYDTLVGERGYRFSGGEKQRLAIARTILRDPPVLILDEATSALDTRTEHAVQQAIDALSKGRTTLTIAHRLSTVRDADQIVVLDNGRAAERGTHEELLERDGRYAALIRRDSHLAPTVT; encoded by the coding sequence ATGAAACCCGACGAACCCCTGTGGACACCCCCCGCCGGAGACGCCGGGCAGCCGCCCGCCGAGCTCCGCCGCATCTTCCGCCTCTTCCACCCGTACCGCGGCAGACTCGCGGTGGTCGGGCTGCTGGTCGGCGCCTCGTCACTGGTGTCGGTCGCCTCCCCGTTCCTGCTCCGCGAGATCCTGGACACCGCGATCCCCCAGGGGCGCACGGGACTGCTCACGCTGCTCGCCCTCGGCATGATCCTCACCGCCGTGACGAACAGCGTCTTCGGCGTCCTGCAGACCCTGATCTCCACGACGGTCGGCCAGCGCGTCATGCACGACCTGCGGACCGCCGTCTACGCACAGTTGCAGCGGATGCCGCTCGCCTTCTTCACCAGGACCCGCACGGGCGAGGTCCAGTCGCGCATCGCCAACGACATCGGCGGTATGCAGGCGACGGTCACCTCCACCGCGACCTCGCTGGTCTCCAACCTCACCGCGGTCATCGCCACCGTGGTCGCCATGCTCGCGCTCGACTGGCGCCTCACGGTCGTCTCGCTGCTCCTGCTGCCGGCCTTCGTCTGGATCAGCCGCCGTGTCGGCCGGGAGCGCAAGAAGATCACCACCCAGCGCCAGAAGCAGATGGCCGCCATGGCGGCGACGGTCACCGAGTCGCTGTCGGTCAGCGGCATCCTGCTCGGCCGCACCATGGGCCGCTCGGACTCGCTCACCCGGGGATTCGCCGAGGAGTCGGAGCGCCTCGTCGACCTCGAAGTGCGCTCCAACATGGCCGGACGCTGGCGCATGTCGACGATCGGCATCGTGATGGCCGCCATGCCCGCCGTCATCTACTGGGCCGCCGGACTCACGCTCCAGTCGGGTGCCACTGCCGTGTCCCTCGGGACCCTGGTCGCCTTCGTCTCCCTTCAGCAGGGGCTCTTCCGGCCCGCGGTGAGCCTGCTCTCCACCGGCGTGCAGATGCAGACGTCCCTGGCCCTGTTCCAGCGGATCTTCGAGTATCTCGACCTCGAGGTAGACATCACGGAGCCCGAGAAGCCCGTGCGGCTCGAGAAGATCCGCGGCGAGGTCTCCTTCGAGGACGTCACCTTCGGCTACGACGAGAAGAGCGGCCCGACCCTGAGCGGCATCGACGTGACCGTGCCCGCCGGCACGAGCCTGGCTGTCGTCGGCCCCACCGGTTCCGGCAAATCAACCCTCAGCTACCTGGTACCGCGGCTCTACGACGTGACGGGCGGCCGGGTCGCGATCGACGGTGTCGACGTGAGGGACCTCGACTTCGACACGCTCGCCCGGGCCGTCGGCGTCGTCTCGCAGGAGACGTATCTCTTCCACGCCTCGGTCGCGGAGAACCTCCGCTTCGCCAAGCCGGACGCCACCGCGGAGGAGATCGAGGCCGCGGCCCGCACGGCTCAGATCCACGACCACATCGCCTCCCTGCCCGACGGTTACGACACCCTGGTCGGCGAGCGCGGCTACCGCTTCTCGGGCGGCGAGAAACAGCGGCTCGCGATCGCCCGCACGATTCTCCGGGACCCGCCCGTGCTCATCCTCGACGAGGCGACCAGCGCCCTCGACACCCGTACGGAACACGCCGTCCAGCAAGCGATCGACGCGCTCTCCAAGGGCCGCACCACCCTCACCATCGCCCACCGTCTGTCGACCGTCCGGGACGCGGACCAGATCGTCGTCCTGGACAACGGCCGGGCTGCCGAGCGCGGGACGCACGAAGAACTGCTCGAGCGGGACGGCCGCTACGCCGCGCTGATCCGCCGCGACAGCCACCTGGCCCCTACGGTCACCTGA
- a CDS encoding NAD(P)-binding domain-containing protein, producing the protein MRELDVVVIGAGQAGLSAAYHLGRAGFGPDRDFVVFDHAPRPGGAWQFRWPSLTYGKVHGMHSLPGMELAGADDGRPSSEVIGAYFDAYEERFGLRVHRPVEVSAVREGEGGRLLVETSEGKYATRALINATGTWGRPFWPRYPGQETFRGRQLHTANYPGPSEFAGLRVVVVGGGASGTQHLMEIAEVAAATHWVTRRPPVFREGPFGEEQGRAAVAMVEERVRRGLPPQSVVSVTGLPLNDAVRRARAEGVLDRLPMFDRITPSGVVWADGRAVEADVILWATGFRAAVDHLAPLRLREPGGGIRVEDTRAVRDARVHLVGYGPSASTIGANRAGRAAVRSVTRLLAGVPV; encoded by the coding sequence GTGCGCGAGCTGGACGTGGTAGTGATCGGGGCAGGACAGGCCGGCCTGTCCGCCGCCTACCACCTGGGGCGCGCCGGTTTCGGGCCGGACCGGGACTTCGTCGTGTTCGATCACGCCCCCCGGCCGGGTGGCGCCTGGCAGTTCCGCTGGCCCTCCCTCACGTACGGCAAGGTGCACGGTATGCACTCCCTGCCCGGCATGGAGCTCGCGGGCGCCGACGACGGCCGGCCGTCGTCGGAGGTGATCGGCGCGTACTTCGACGCGTACGAGGAGCGCTTCGGCCTGCGGGTGCACCGGCCGGTCGAGGTGAGCGCCGTGCGCGAGGGTGAGGGCGGCCGGCTGCTTGTCGAGACGTCCGAGGGTAAGTACGCCACGCGTGCGCTGATCAACGCCACCGGCACGTGGGGCCGGCCCTTCTGGCCGCGTTATCCCGGCCAGGAGACCTTCCGGGGGCGGCAGTTGCACACCGCGAACTACCCGGGTCCCTCCGAGTTCGCCGGCCTGCGGGTGGTCGTGGTCGGTGGCGGCGCCTCGGGCACCCAGCACCTCATGGAGATCGCCGAGGTGGCCGCGGCCACGCACTGGGTGACGCGGCGGCCTCCGGTGTTCCGGGAGGGCCCCTTCGGCGAGGAACAGGGGCGGGCGGCCGTGGCCATGGTGGAGGAACGTGTGCGGCGCGGCCTCCCTCCGCAGAGCGTGGTGAGTGTGACCGGGCTGCCGCTGAACGATGCCGTCCGGCGCGCACGCGCCGAAGGAGTCCTCGATCGGCTCCCCATGTTCGACCGGATCACTCCGAGCGGAGTGGTCTGGGCCGACGGCCGTGCGGTCGAGGCCGATGTGATCCTGTGGGCCACCGGCTTCCGGGCCGCCGTCGATCACCTGGCACCCCTGCGGCTTCGGGAGCCGGGTGGCGGGATACGGGTCGAGGACACCCGGGCCGTGAGGGACGCGCGCGTGCATCTCGTCGGGTACGGGCCCTCCGCCAGCACGATCGGCGCCAACCGGGCCGGGCGGGCGGCGGTCCGTTCGGTCACGCGGTTGCTGGCCGGCGTGCCGGTCTGA
- a CDS encoding secondary thiamine-phosphate synthase enzyme YjbQ — protein MPDSFATHVLHITTGRTETVTDLTAECERFLADAAHGRDGLLNVFVPHATAGIAVLETGAGSDDDLLAALQTLLPADDRWHHRHGSPGHGRDHVLPALVPPHATLPVIGGRLELGTWQSVCLVDTNMAKDNRQVRLSFLG, from the coding sequence ATGCCCGATTCCTTTGCCACCCACGTCCTGCACATCACCACCGGACGGACCGAGACGGTCACCGACCTGACGGCTGAGTGCGAACGCTTCCTCGCCGACGCCGCTCACGGCCGGGACGGCCTGCTCAACGTCTTCGTGCCCCACGCCACGGCCGGTATCGCCGTCCTGGAGACCGGAGCCGGCAGTGACGACGACCTCCTCGCGGCCCTGCAGACCCTGCTCCCCGCCGACGACCGCTGGCACCACCGCCACGGCAGCCCGGGCCACGGCCGCGACCACGTCCTGCCCGCCCTCGTGCCACCGCACGCCACGCTGCCGGTGATCGGGGGGCGGCTGGAGCTCGGGACGTGGCAGTCGGTGTGCCTGGTGGACACGAACATGGCTAAAGACAACCGTCAGGTGCGTCTGAGCTTCCTGGGCTGA